CCCCAAGCTTTTTCATTCCATTTCCTCATCTTAACATAAGCGAAGTAAAGCTAGCAAAAACCTTCAATACCATTAAATTTCCTAAATAGGTAAGTAAAATTCGAAATAAAAAATGAAACTTATTGCCTAGAGGTTACGTATATAGTCGTGTGTAAAATAAATTCTAAATAAGTGAAAGGAGATTCAATAGATGGACGATAAAAACGTGGTTCAATATCCGAACCCTCAGAACTTGTCTAAAGGTGTAACTGGTATTGTTATTTTAGCTCTTTTAGTTATCCTTGCATTCCAATCCTTTGTCATTGTTGAAGCTGGTCACAGAGGCGTAGTTTTACAGTTAGGAGCCGTACAACCAAAAGTACTAAACGAGGGTTTGCACTTTAAAATTCCTTTTATCCAAACCATAGTACCTGTTGAAGTACGTGTACAGAAGACCGAATCGGCGCAGGTTTCCGCTTCACGAGATCTTCAAACCGTTTCAACTACGATCGCTGTTAACTACCACTTATCTCCTGAAGGAGTAAATAGTCTTTATCAACGTGTAGGTCTTCAATATCAAACTCGTATTGTAGATCCAGCCATTGGTGAAGCGTTGAAAGCAGTTACAGCTCAATATACAGCAGAAGAATTAATCTCTAAGCGTTCTGAAGTGAGTGCTAAAGTAAAAGAAGTATTATCCGGTAAACTAGGCGTCTACAACATGGTTCTCGATGAAATTAATATTACCACATTTGAGTTTAGTGAAGACTACAACCGAGCTATTGAAGCAAAACAAATTGCTGAACAACAAGCGTTAAAATCTAAACTTGACCTTGAAAGAATTAAGATTGAAAAAGAGCAAGAGATCACAAGAGCACAAGCACAAGCTGAAGCTCTAAGACTACAGAAACAAGAAGTAACTCAAGAATTGATTCAATTACGTCAAATTGAAGCTCAACTACAAGCTATACAAAAATGGGATGGTAAATTGCCAAACGTTACAGGCGGTGCAACCCCATTCATTAATGTAGGACAATAATCATACGAAAAAGGCGATCTCTAAAGTTGATATGAACGACTTTAGGTGATTGCCTTTTTGTTTTTCTTTCTATCCTGTATTATGAAAGTAACGCAGTCGAACTTATGAACATTTCCCAGGAAACTGTCGAATAAGAAAGGAATTAGAAACCAAAATGATGAATCCCAATGAGGAATCCCCTAATCTTAAAGAATACATTAAAAATTTAAGCGCCCCTAAGAAGATTCTCTTCTCGCTTATTTTGATTTATATTATAGGTCGAATCTGTTATTTTACGTTCCAATGGTTTCAATCTTAAAGAAAAAAAGGTATTGTCCGTTTACATCCCGGACAATACCTTTTTTAAATATTTAGTGCTTTAATTTCCCCAGTCTTCATATAAACGATCCATTCACATATATTGGTCACATGATCCGCAATACGCTCTAAATATTGCGCGACAAGCAGCAAGTGACTTCCTTGGTGGATATTCTTCGAATCCTGTTGCATAACCATAATCAAATCATCAAAAATAGTGGAGTAGTACTTATCCACCACATCATCCCGCTTCGCAATTTTCAACGCCTCTTCCTGATCACTGGCAACATAAGCATTCAGAGCGTCACGCACCATTTCGCTTACGTATGTTGCCATTTTTGGGATATCAATAAGAGGTTTTACATACTCCTCACTTCGCAAACGGATGGCCGTCTTTGAGATGCTCGTTGCGTAATCGCCCATTCGCTCAAGATCGGCCGATATTTTTAACATGGAGCCAATCTTTCTTAAATCTGAACCAACTGGTTGCTGTAGGGCAATCGTTCGGAAACAACCCATTTCTATCTCAAGTTCAAGTGAATTAATCACTTCATCTTGTTTAATAACATGATGTGCTAATACATCATTTTGATCGACTAAAGATTTAACGGACTTGAATACATTTTCTTCCACTAGTGTAGCCATTGATAAAAGTGTTCGATGCAAATGTTCAAGATGATCATCAAAAGATTGTCTTTTCACTGAAAGTCATCCCCTTATATTATTTAAGGAATCATCCAATATTCCATTCTCAACAATTATAGAGGATCATTATTAAGCTGACATGAATAAAATATTTAATTTATGTTAAGGTTGACACTTCGGTAAGGTAAGGGTAAACGTACTTCCCTGCCCTTCTTTACTTGTCACCATAACCTTCCCATGATGAGATTCAACTAGATGCTTTACGATGGCCAACCCTAAACCAGTCCCGCCTGAGTTTCTGGCCCGCCCCTTATCTACTCGGTAAAACCGTTCAAAAATGCGGTGAATTTCACTATCGGGTATTCCAATTCCATTATCTTTTACGGAAAGCTCGATACTGTCTCCATGATCTAGAAGATCAATCGTAATCGCTCCTCCTTCTGGCGTATAAGTTATAGCATTATCAATTAAATTGATAACTACCTGTTGCAGACGATCACGGTCTGCTTCCACTTCAAGAACCTTAATCGTCGGGAGTTCTACTTTTATACGCTTCTTAGTTACTTTATCTTGCAGATTTTGATAAATCGTATTCAGTAAGCTTGCAATGTCAACCGTATTGATCTGCAGTGGAAGGCGTTTCTGTTCAATCTTTGACAAATCTAAAATATCATTGATCAGACGATGCAATCGTTCACTTTCCGAATTTATGATTTCAAGGAATTGTTTTAGAATATCTTTATCTTCCATGGCCCCGTCCAAAAGCGTCTCAGAGAAGCCCTTAATAGACGTTATAGGGGTCTTCAGCTCATGAGAAACATTCGCAACAAACTCACTTCGCAAATTCTCCAGTCTACGAATCGATGTAATATCATGTAATACAACAACAACACCCTTCACTTCACCGTGAACAGTTGTATAAGGGGCTAGATTGGCATCTACAATTTTCTCATGCGGGTAGTAGATATGGACTTCATCCCGGATTTTTTCTCCTGTCTTGAAACAACGGTCAATAAGCTGACTTAAACCGAAATTAAGACC
The Ammoniphilus sp. CFH 90114 DNA segment above includes these coding regions:
- a CDS encoding prohibitin family protein, which encodes MDDKNVVQYPNPQNLSKGVTGIVILALLVILAFQSFVIVEAGHRGVVLQLGAVQPKVLNEGLHFKIPFIQTIVPVEVRVQKTESAQVSASRDLQTVSTTIAVNYHLSPEGVNSLYQRVGLQYQTRIVDPAIGEALKAVTAQYTAEELISKRSEVSAKVKEVLSGKLGVYNMVLDEINITTFEFSEDYNRAIEAKQIAEQQALKSKLDLERIKIEKEQEITRAQAQAEALRLQKQEVTQELIQLRQIEAQLQAIQKWDGKLPNVTGGATPFINVGQ
- the phoU gene encoding phosphate signaling complex protein PhoU — encoded protein: MKRQSFDDHLEHLHRTLLSMATLVEENVFKSVKSLVDQNDVLAHHVIKQDEVINSLELEIEMGCFRTIALQQPVGSDLRKIGSMLKISADLERMGDYATSISKTAIRLRSEEYVKPLIDIPKMATYVSEMVRDALNAYVASDQEEALKIAKRDDVVDKYYSTIFDDLIMVMQQDSKNIHQGSHLLLVAQYLERIADHVTNICEWIVYMKTGEIKALNI